In Rhodamnia argentea isolate NSW1041297 chromosome 11, ASM2092103v1, whole genome shotgun sequence, one genomic interval encodes:
- the LOC115739448 gene encoding AP2-like ethylene-responsive transcription factor AIL6 — MMAPATNWLSFSLSPAEMNPQLIVPPFDLAATSSSSSSSSSSSSHYLIDSFYAPHGWDNPKPQLLFADVGEDAEPKERRQQPPTMADSSIVTTFLVDPYAPTHHQITSEPPKLEDFLRDSSTTEDSSLTTHMYDRSSTHYFDEGHHHDLNAIAGFQTISANSGSEVDDAGSMGRATQAHLAEFNHHSTEPARTELGFAAAGGGALSLGVVAAASQPQPTENPVAVTVADSEGSKKINDSFGQRTSIYRGVTRHRWTGRYEAHLWDNSCRREGQARKGRQVYLGGYDKEDKAARAYDLAAMKYWGPTATTNFPVSNYTKELEEMKHVTKQEFIASLRRKSSGFSRGASIYRGVTRHHQQGRWQARIGRVAGNKDLYLGTFATEEEAAEAYDIAAIKFRGLNAVTNFEMSRYDVEAIANSTLPIGGAAKRLKLNLEADQKPCLDMIQQPPPRNGGGNISFSAFQPFPTIPCGIPFDNSTALYNPNFFHHLQPNMGSSSAAAASTIPTPAATEIPQTADFFIWPHQSY, encoded by the exons ATGATGGCTCCTGCAACAAACTGGTTATCGTTCTCTCTGTCTCCGGCGGAGATGAATCCTCAGCTCATCGTCCCTCCTTTCGATTTGGCCGCCACttcctcctcatcttcttcttcttcttcttcttcctctcactACCTCATCGACAGCTTTTATGCCCCTCATG GTTGGGATAATCCGAAGCCCCAACTCCTGTTCGCCGACGTCGGAGAGGACGCCGAGCCCAAGGAGCGCCGGCAACAGCCACCGACGATGGCGGACTCCTCCATCGTCACGACCTTTCTCGTCGACCCATATGCCCCGACCCACCACCAAATCACCTCGGAGCCTCCGAAGCTCGAGGACTTCCTCAGAGACTCCTCCACCACCGAGGACTCGTCTCTCACCACCCACATGTACGACCGGAGCTCCACCCACTACTTCGACGAGGGCCACCACCACGATCTCAACGCGATCGCGGGGTTCCAGACGATATCCGCCAACTCGGGCTCCGAAGTCGACGACGCGGGTTCCATGGGTCGGGCGACCCAGGCCCACCTCGCGGAGTTCAATCACCACTCGACCGAGCCGGCCAGGACCGAGCTGGGGTTCGCTGCTGCGGGCGGTGGCGCCCTGTCGCTCGGCGTTGTCGCCGCCGCCTCGCAGCCTCAGCCCACAGAGAATCCCGTCGCCGTGACGGTGGCCGACTCGGAAGGCTCAAAGAAGATCAACGACTCGTTCGGCCAGCGAACGTCGATATACAGAGGGGTCACCAG GCACCGATGGACGGGCAGATATGAAGCGCATCTCTGGGACAACAGCTGTAGGAGGGAGGGCCAGGCAAGAAAAGGCCGTCAAg TTTATCTGG GTGGGTATGACAAAGAAGACAAAGCAGCTAGGGCCTATGATTTGGCAGCTATGAAGTACTGGGGACCCACGGCCACCACCAACTTCCCT GTTTCGAACTACACGAAGGAATTGGAGGAGATGAAGCATGTGACCAAGCAGGAATTTATTGCCTCACTGAGGAG GAAAAGCAGTGGGTTCTCAAGGGGTGCTTCTATCTACCGAGGCGTGACAAG GCACCATCAGCAGGGTCGTTGGCAAGCAAGGATCGGTCGTGTCGCTGGCAACAAAGACTTGTACCTGGGCACATTTG CTACGGAAGAGGAAGCTGCTGAGGCATATGACATAGCTGCCATAAAGTTCAGAGGCCTCAATGCGGTCACCAACTTCGAGATGAGCCGCTACGATGTGGAGGCTATCGCTAACAGCACCCTTCCGATCGGCGGAGCGGCCAAGCGCCTGAAGCTCAACCTGGAAGCAGATCAGAAACCGTGTCTCGACATGATTCAGCAACCGCCGCCCCGAAACGGCGGAGGCAACATCAGTTTCTCTGCCTTTCAGCCGTTCCCCACAATTCCATGCGGCATTCCATTCGACAACTCAACCGCTCTTTACAACCCGAACTTCTTCCACCACCTACAGCCCAACATGGGCAGCAGcagcgccgccgccgcctccaccaTCCCGACTCCAGCAGCGACCGAAATACCCCAAACAGCTGACTTCTTCATTTGGCCCCACCAATCTTACTAG
- the LOC115739407 gene encoding uncharacterized protein LOC115739407 translates to MPTEVLVQFAILVLSLAMLLFAVRLLSARPSTKLRTKTRSPAAAQSNRHFLRASNLLVRARSSPTHHSRRAQAPTLARAALAEAEAAISQSPKDAAPHVVKAMALDSLGRRSSAMRSLDLALSAPRARSLSGRERAEALAKRAELKLGMGGRRRRAESAVEDAREAVRVGPGESAAWRVLGECCERKGLREEARRAFEEALRIEPGCDPARHGLDRLGSS, encoded by the coding sequence ATGCCCACTGAAGTTCTCGTCCAATTCGCCATCCTTGTCTTATCCCTCGCCATGCTGTTGTTCGCCGTCCGGCTACTCTCCGCCCGACCGTCCACCAAGCTCCGGACCAAGACCCGATCCCCCGCCGCCGCCCAGTCCAACCGCCACTTCCTCCGCGCGTCGAACCTCCTCGTCCGGGCCCGATCCTCCCCTACCCACCACAGCCGCCGCGCCCAGGCCCCGACCCTCGCCAGGGCTGCCCTCGCGGAGGCCGAGGCCGCGATCTCGCAGTCCCCGAAGGACGCGGCCCCGCACGTCGTCAAGGCCATGGCCCTGGACTCGCTCGGCCGCCGGAGCTCCGCGATGAGGTCGCTGGATCTGGCGCTGTCGGCGCCGCGGGCGAGGTCGCTGTCGGGGAGGGAGAGGGCGGAGGCGCTGGCGAAGAGGGCGGAGCTGAAGCTGGGGatgggggggaggaggaggagggcggaGTCGGCGGTGGAGGACGCGAGGGAGGCGGTGAGGGTGGGGCCGGGGGAGTCGGCGGCGTGGCGGGTGCTGGGGGAGTGCTGCGAGAGGAAGGGGCTGAGGGAGGAGGCGAGGAGGGCGTTCGAGGAGGCGCTGAGGATCGAGCCCGGGTGCGATCCGGCTCGTCACGGGTTGGACCGGTTAGGCtcttcatga